From Lolium perenne isolate Kyuss_39 chromosome 5, Kyuss_2.0, whole genome shotgun sequence, a single genomic window includes:
- the LOC127299499 gene encoding disease resistance protein RPM1-like: MAETAILLVIKKISIVVAGEVLHLAKPLFAKKSGLVAALPTNMEFVKEELEMVHAFLKKISTRECSDTVSETWITQVRRLAYDIEDIVDQFIYIVAEHQEKGFLSNLKKVIKRPQSLFSLDRMAIEVEKMKQRLRELSSRRDRWIQANVSGIDVEIQNYENRQEAYQFRHCQSDNDDDFVGVDKYRELLNKLLYSEDCSLCIIAVCGMGGLGKSSLVHNAYKSERSPFECRAWISVSQSCKVDDIFRNMLEQLCGNDNKIQSKVAKMKNEELRVELKKFLEQKRYMIVLDDVWRGAVALEIRNLLLNSGTRSRVVITTRIDEVASVAEDACKIKLEPLNKHDAWILFSRKVFWKIENQVCPPELQEWGEKIVKRCAGLPLALVAVGSLLSLRDKSEAEWKSFYSKITCELHNNPDINHVEWILNLSYRHLPYYLQNCFLYCAMFPEGHLLKRKKLIRLWIAEGFIEQRGTISLEEVAESYLIELVHRSMLQVVARNSFGRIRRLRMHDLVRELAIKLSEKECFSSVYDDTSGVIKIVSDSRRMSVLRCETAIRLTMDSSRLRTLLAFDRTMLHCSWSHYIPSKSKYLAVLDLSGLPIETICHSIGELFNLKYLCLNDTNVKSLPKTINRLQSLETLSLERTQLITFPPGFAELRKLRHVLVWKLIDTAQSSFSQSLGVRTNEGLWNLKELQTLDEVRANEKFISKMGNLTQLRSLYISDVRSKYCSQLCSSTSKMQHLVRLHVKAIDQDEILSLESLALPPQLQTLELSGRLAEAVLQSPFFSAHANTLVRLSLCWCNFAENPIPHIAKLSNLTSLRLRKAYTGQQIGFSAGWFPKLKGMALVDMAYVCQIYIEEGSLINLEYLSLDGFNELADVPDGIEFLPSIQKILFSSMHPDFRVSLQESARMGRLKHVHVMYRQ, encoded by the coding sequence ATGGCAGAGACTGCTATTCTTCTAGTCATAAAGAAAATTAGCATAGTCGTGGCAGGAGAAGTATTACACCTAGCAAAGCCCTTgtttgcaaagaaatctggatTAGTTGCAGCGCTCCCGACTAACATGGAATTTGTAAAGGAAGAACTTGAGATGGTACATGCGTTTCTGAAGAAAATTAGTACAAGGGAATGCAGTGATACAGTCTCGGAGACATGGATAACGCAAGTTAGGAGGTTAGCATATGACATTGAAGATATCGTGGatcagtttatctatattgttgcTGAACACCAGGAGAAGGGTTTCTTGAGTAATTTAAAGAAAGTTATCAAGAGACCCCAGTCCTTGTTTTCATTGGATAGGATGGCTATTGAGGTTGAGAAAATGAAACAGAGACTCAGGGAACTGTCAAGTAGGCGAGACCGGTGGATACAAGCAAACGTTAGTGGAATCGATGTTGAGATACAAAACTATGAAAACAGACAAGAGGCATATCAGTTCAGACACTGTCAATCTGATAATGATGATGACTTTGTCGGCGTTGATAAATATAGGGAACTCCTAAATAAGTTGCTGTACTCTGAAGATTGTTCATTGTGTATAATAGCTGTTTGCGGTATGGGTGGATTAGGCAAAAGTTCTCTTGTTCATAATGCCTACAAGAGTGAAAGGTCCCCTTTTGAATGTCGGGCATGGATTTCTGTTTCACAATCCTGTAAAGTTGATGATATTTTCAGAAACATGTTGGAACAACTCTGTGGGAACGACAACAAAATACAGTCCAAGGTCGCAAAAATGAAAAATGAGGAATTAAGAGTAGAATTGAAGAAATTTCTGGAGCAAAAGCGGTACATGATTGTACTGGATGATGTATGGAGAGGTGCAGTTGCTTTGGAAATCAGAAATCTGCTTTTGAACAGTGGGACGAGAAGCAGAGTAGTCATCACAACTAGAATTGATGAGGTAGCTTCAGTTGCTGAAGATGCATGCAAGATCAAGCTTGAGCCTCTAAACAAGCATGACGCGTGGATTTTATTCTCAAGAAAGGTGTTTTGGAAAATAGAAAATCAGGTTTGCCCTCCAGAATTACAGGAGTGGGGTGAAAAGATAGTGAAGAGATGTGCAGGCTTGCCATTAGCTCTTGTGGCAGTAGGGAGCTTATTATCACTACGAGATAAGAGTGAAGCAGAATGGAAgtccttttacagtaaaattacatGTGAATTGCATAACAATCCGGACATAAACCATGTAGAGTGGATTTTGAATTTAAGTTACAGGCATCTACCGTATTATTTGCAGAACTGTTTCTTGTATTGTGCTATGTTCCCAGAAGGCCATCTCCTTAAGAGAAAAAAGCTTATTAGATTGTGGATTGCAGAGGGGTTTATTGAACAAAGAGGAACAATCAGTTTGGAAGAGGTTGCTGAAAGCTATCTCATAGAGCTCGTCCATCGGAGCATGCTTCAAGTTGTAGCCAGGAACAGTTTTGGTCGGATTCGACGTCTCCGTATGCATGATCTTGTACGCGAATTGGCCATAAAACTCTCTGAGAAGGAGTGTTTCAGTTCAGTCTATGATGACACCTCAGGAGTTATAAAGATTGTTTCTGATTCGCGCCGTATGTCGGTCCTCCGATGCGAGACAGCCATCCGATTGACCATGGATTCATCGAGACTTCGCACCTTATTAGCATTTGACAGAACCATGCTTCATTGTTCATGGTCTCATTACATCCCATCCAAATCGAAATACCTTGCAGTGTTGGACTTGTCAGGCTTGCCTATTGAGACCATCTGCCATTCAATTGGAGAACTGTTTAACCTTAAGTATCTGTGCCTCAATGACACCAATGTGAAGTCACTCCCAAAAACTATCAACAGACTTCAGAGTTTAGAGACCTTAAGCCTTGAAAGGACTCAGTTAATAACTTTCCCTCCTGGGTTTGCTGAACTAAGGAAGTTGCGGCATGTACTTGTCTGGAAATTGATAGATACTGCACAGTCAAGTTTCAGTCAATCCTTAGGTGTCCGAACAAATGAAGGCCTTTGGAATTTGAAGGAACTGCAGACTTTGGATGAAGTCCGAGCTAATGAAAAATTTATCAGCAAAATGGGAAATTTAACCCAACTAAGGAGTCTTTACATTTCAGATGTAAGGAGTAAATACTGCTCACAGCTGTGTTCGTCTACGTCGAAGATGCAACATCTCGTAAGGTTACACGTAAAAGCAATCGACCAGGATGAAATTCTCAGTCTCGAATCTTTGGCATTGCCTCCTCAACTTCAGACGCTTGAGCTGTCAGGGCGGCTAGCAGAAGCTGTGCTGCAATCTCCATTCTTTTCAGCCCATGCAAATACCCTTGTCAGATTAAGTTTATGTTGGTGCAATTTTGCAGAAAACCCGATACCACATATCGCTAAATTATCAAATTTAACTAGCTTGCGTCTGAGAAAGGCATACACTGGCCAGCAAATAGGGTTCAGTGCAGGTTGGTTCCCAAAGTTGAAAGGGATGGCCTTGGTAGACATGGCATATGTTTGTCAGATTTATATAGAAGAGGGATCTTTAATCAATCTCGAGTATCTGAGCCTGGATGGTTTCAATGAATTAGCTGATGTCCCTGATGGAATAGAATTTCTCCCATCCATACAGAAGATACTTTTCAGTAGCATGCATCCTGATTTCAGGGTCAGTTTGCAAGAAAGTGCTAGAATGGGAAGGCTAAAACATGTCCATGTCATGTATAGGCAGTAA